A region of the Parasteatoda tepidariorum isolate YZ-2023 chromosome 7, CAS_Ptep_4.0, whole genome shotgun sequence genome:
ATAAGTGATTTCAAATcctttatattgaaatattttagacaatTTTCAGTAATCACTTAAAGTGATTTGAATCACCAATTTCATACCCAACTCTAGAaagtgatataaaataaaaaacataacttttcaCGTAATCACAATAACATTGTATAACTTCTTTAAAACAGtgacatttttcaaaactgtaatagtttgcattttttgaacacatgcaaataaaggttttttttatgaacatacATCGTAAGCACCAcagtttttgaacttaaattctgattaaaattaattgcatagctttaatatttcttatgatAACAAAATGTCAGTTTTCAGTccatttaaaactctttttgaaCTTGCATATTCTAAATTACAGACTGACTAGCTTCGccaaaaaaaattcctctgTGTGTGATCTAGAGCAcgtgaaaattttctaataaatgttttcatgaacaaaaattgataacgtttttaaaagcgAATCCAGTTTATGATACGCCATTCGATTccgaaaaaagaaaatcagagAATCACCTCTTTTATTATTGCTTCTGTTTTAAACAGACTATTTTCATGGGGTTCTCTGAATGAAACATGTTTTAACACGTTCAAATTTGACATTATGCGTTGAAGAGTCCAACTGCTTTGAAACGCATTCAGTCTACCTTTACTTCTTCAGATGAGGGCAAGGGAGAACTACTTCTGCAACGTGATTCATCCTCACTATACTCTTTCCCTTCATCTTCATCTAAATCGTCATCGTCTAAACTATCTACACTTAAATGCTGTTTGTGTCCATTAGTTTTGATTCCATTTAACTCAAACTTCCGATTGATTTGCATCATCATTTCGTAGGCGAATGCTTTGTGGTGCAGATTCAGTGGAATGTCTCCATTTTTTATATGACTCAGTGGAGTTGATGgtacatttatttgatttttcatagAATCAGGACTTTTATTACTTCGCTCTGTGCTGGGGGACGAAATATTCGATTGATCATCATTACAGTGTCGCTTTCTAGAAGGTTCTATATCGTCGGGATCAGAACCGTTGACACCACCATCTGTTTCGTCGTCCAAATTATCACTGTGACCACTGACCGGACTGCTATTTTGCCTGGGAGAATAAGATGCTGAACTCATCAGTGATTCACGATCTCTTTTTCGTTCCTCCAGTGGATTCATTAGACTCATTGGATTGATGCCACTGTGTCCACTATTCGTCACTTTTCCaatgaaatttcgaatttcATCAAAGTACGCTTCGTCCTTGTCATCAGGCTCGTTGGCTTTAGGAGAATCATCAAGTATTGTGGGTCCATCGGCTTCGTGCTTCTTCAAATGCCTGTCTAGATTCGTTTGTTGTCCAAAACAGCGATCACATAGTGGACATTTGAAAGGCTTTTCTTTGTTGTGAATGTTTCGAACATGCCTCTGAAGGTTGGATGATATACTAAATGATCGTTCGcaatatttgcatttgtatGGTTGCTCACCAGTGTGCGTACGTAAATGTCGAGTCAGATTTGCAGACCTTGGGAATATCTTGCCACAGAACTTGCACGAGTACCTTTCTTTGGTTTTGTTTAGATGGGGGGACATGATTTCATGCATTGGCTTGCTGACTTTTTCCATATGTGCTCGCATGAAGTCAAAAGATGGATTCGATGATAAGAGCGGACCTAAAAAGGGATACCTCGGAGGAAATGCAGGCATGAGACGTTCAGGACCAGGGAAAAGATTGAAAGCTGGTTTTTCTTGTTGAAATCTGTACATTGACTCTAGGAACATAGGATGTATGGGTCTTGGGTAGGCCATTGGCATTTTGCTAGGGGATGGCGGCATGGGAGGACTTTCTCTCTTTTGAAGTTCTAGTTGTGGAATAGGTTCTTGTATGGGTGCCAGTACAGGAGGACTATCATACTCTTTGATTCTTTCCTTCTCTTCATAAAGAGAAATTTTCCGTTTTTCTATATCGTCCTCGATGGTAGGTGACGGTTTTTTAGGCGTTACTCGTAAATCTAAGGGCTGTTCATCAGTTCGAGGCGTGTCTCTCATCTTTGGATGGTAATCCGAAAGATCCTCACTGTGGGATTTAGATTTACTATTTTGAGACAGATCGAAAGGCATGTCATGATCCTGTTTTAAAACTCCATTCGAAGGGATGGGTCGCAGGGGTCCATTGGAATTGATTGGAGACCTGATGAGACAAGGATCGGGACATACCGAAGCGAGTTTGGGTGAGCCTTGTCTGTGACTAATAAACATGTTTGATGGATTTGCTTGGCTTTCTGATTCACTAACAGGTGGTACACCGTTTTGATTTTGTTTCGGAGAATTTCTCAGGGATTTGGTCACAGCCTCTACTTCCGAGTCTGCGTCACTGAATGAGGAAATATCCTCACCAGCAGTGTCTTCCGACGATAGTTCTTCAGAAGCTTCTGATTCAGAAACTTCGGAATTGTgcttttctttagtttttccTGGTGATTTAGTCTCTTGTTTTACAGAGTTTGACGTGCTCGGTGTCTCTTGACAACCATTATTACTCAAAAATTGTCTCTGGAGATCTTGAGCAGCCTGGGCAGCAGCCGCTATATTAACAGGGTGACCAGGTAGCAGGCCAGTATCTGGTATGAGTGGGGGTGGTGCTGGCAGTCCAGGTCCTGATATAAAGGGGTATCCGAAGAATGATGGTGGATACAAGGAAAATCCTGGTCGAGGGTAAAACAGAAGCTGGTTACTGGGTGGTGCTAAGCTCATAGGCCCTGTCTTGCTGGAATCGAATCCAGCTGAACCAGGTGAGGTTGTTTGAGACTGATTTGGAAGGGGTAGAGCTGATGATGATGAATTATTTGTGGGTGCCCCTTCACAAAAGCGTTTGTGTTTTGATAAAGAAGTAACTGCACTAAACGCTTGTCCACATTTGTGACATTTAATTTGCATGCGACAAGTAGCATGCATGCGCTTGTGGCGGCATAGGTTTGAGAACTGCGTGTAGGCCTTGAAGCAAACTTCACATCTAAAAGGCTTAACGCTGCTGTGGATGTGCGTGTGTTGCTTTAACCCACTGGATGTTGCAAAAGTTTTTCCACATTCAGGACATGCGTGAGACCTGGCTCCGATATGTTGAGACCTTATGTGCCTTTGTAAGTTACTGGGATCAGTGAAGacttttttacagttttcaCAGACGTATCTTCGGCTTTCGTCGTGTGCTATTTGATGACGTATGAGGTTCGATTTCCAATTGAAAACTTTAGGACATTGTCGGCATTTGTATTCCTTTTCCCCTTGATTGCTGTCTTCGGAAAAATGGCAGTTTCCAATGTGTTCACTGAGTCTGtggaagaaaaaagtaatataattaaaattttatagtataatatatgtaaataataatgtataatagtaaatatatgtataatagtataatatatgtaaattaattatcagTTTATAGTTTTGCATCacgcattttaatataaatttttaaaacatttttaaaatttgaggtaggtaggtaatttatttacgtcacTCTACAgttgcacaataggctattggcgaaggtctggaaaacatccttGAGGGTGATCCAGAGACATGttatcgcaattttgatcctctgcaggggGGATGGCTCCCCGGATttagtagcccgacgacctgcgcgtgaagtcgtacactttacggtagaacagttttacGAGGACCGATACCTCGCACCCTTGGTCACTACGCAgcctgatcaaagtggtcacaaCCCtcttactgaccacagccagtgatacttgacttcggtgttcaaCTGGGAACCGTGACTTTacaatcagttcactgcgggacgttaaaatttgaagtacaaatgttttaatatatagttACGATCTAACTTGTACTTAACAATTTTACTGCCGATAACTTGAATTGTAAGTATTTCGTAACGTAGTTGCATTTCGAATTGTATAGTCTCTACCAAATATTAAGTTGattataaatttgcattatttgcgtggaaactttatttttcacgCATGTGTGcatttcgaatttaattttaaataattaacgcTACACATCTGATTCAGTCAAacattctattttgtttcttaaaatttgtcaGTATGACTTATTTTTCCAACAACAAGAACGTAATTACTTACTTAAGTTTGagcaatattttgtattaatttttgcattttaatatatttttcaataaaacatggAATAAGAcgctatttttgtaaaaaaaaaaaaattatctgccaCTATAAACTGTtacttttaaacagtttttcgaTTTATTTCAGCATATTTCAGACAGCGaggacttaaaaaaatatctcatgtATAAATTGTATgatatagaatttaatataaGTCATATAGAAAATGTATTATGCAGAACTTAAGCGTATTTCATACCAAAATcgaattttatgcaataaaatttaaaaatatttcatgtgaaaaatgtataataaagaataacatgtttgatatatatataaactcatTAATCGTTTTAGATCATTTATcaaaacttatatatttcatttaataaaacgtATAATATAcagttttaacatattttgtatGTATAAGTATTTTGACATagatatttatacataaatatttatataagttatgtatacataatttaaatgcagaatttttttgtaagtaaataTTAGGTGATCAGAAGACCGATAACTGCTTAAAACACGACTGTTTTTCATTCAAAAcgcaaaatcaaaaattcagagATATAAAATACTACCAAAAGATATTctccaaaaatgaaaaacagtataattaaatatttaagagggTCAGTATAACATAGTTTTAACGTATTTTGTATAGAtaagtatttttacaaaaatatttatacataaatatttatacaaaaatatttagatataaattttttataaataatttaaaagcaaaattttcttgTAAGTAAATGAGATAAGAAGACGGATAATTACTTAAAACACTTTCGACTGTTTTTTATTcatcacgaaaaaaaaacaaaaattcacagatataaatattatcaaaggatattctccaaaaaataaaagaaagtataattaaatatttaagagggTCTACGCCCACAGAACATTCTAACAAAGTTGAAACAGGTCACGCAATGTAAATAAGATCGTGCGACACCGTGTCGGAGCAGGGTTGACACCCAGCCAAAGATGCTGAGGCCATTTTCCCATAAAACACCTACTCCGCgtttaattcttgaaaaaagcTAATGAATAAGCAGGCCggtttatttcattctttgttATGGTAATGATAAACAATCAGAAGTCCAGCATAtaatataaagcatttaaaagtcTAAACACTCCTTAAAGATTGAAAGCAATGGTATATAATTGTCacgttttttcttaaacaatttgTTCACGGTATTTAATGTTTGCTTTAATATGAATAGAATTAGCATGGGAAAAtcccctttttttattatcttgaaTTAGGTTGAAAGATGATCCAATCTGTGGcatttgattaaagaaaaagagatgTTGAAAAAATAGGGTTGTATATTTATAGTAGGAAAGGTTATAATTAATACTACTGTAaagcatagaatttttttacaaagaattgagagttgattttaattacaatgcGTTCAATTATGTAAAGCAATATATTCAGATTATTGGGTCACTAActatatttaaagcatttttataattcaattcgccattaaaatacttttactttattaatgacgctaaaaatgcatttagaaCATCAAGTTCATTAAAATGAGGTAAATATAGGTAGTTTTATATTAAGTTcacaaaacatataaatttcactgtaataattttatgaatttcttttttgtcgTGGATACAGTGAatcatcatttaatttaaataatataggtAGCTACATATTAAGTTCATGAAGCATATAAATTtcactataataattttatggaatttatatgtattttttgtgcCAATGGTGAATTAACACTtaactttaaacaatatatataggTAATTATGTATTCATATGTCACGGTAGTTCGTGAAACACATAAATttcattgcaataattttttggaaatttttcttgttGAGGCTATAGATAGTATTTGAAGATTATACAGCCCTTAACCTTAAATACTGAAATGAGTTATATAATAAGTTCATTAAACATATTGGGCTCattgaaatgattttgaaaaaatcactATTAGCATAAATACAATAGCACGCTGCGTGTTTTGTGctgttatttagaaaaaataaggaaaacatCTTCAGTGCATATCTAGAAACAGTACAAAGGAATAGTTTGATACATAAATGTCAGATTTGGAAAAAAGGTGGTTTCATCTAAAGAGGAATTATTATGAGAGAagatttatgttctttttttcgaaatcaatACTAAACTAGAAATAATTACCCCCTAAAAATACTGTCATATGGAATCTAAAGCTAATATTGCATTTAGTTtatcaaattagaaaataatgaatattttttgttaatatgggagttttttttaatttatcaatgtggaaaatattccttttaacgtggaaagtaatgaatttttaacgCTTTTACTGTTGACGTAGTCacgaaagtgaaaaaaatatccgCTTTACATAATGAGGTAAACACAACTAGTTTCTTTATTGCGCATCCACTGTTAGCTACATTGAGATAGTTATCGA
Encoded here:
- the LOC107436282 gene encoding histone-lysine N-methyltransferase MECOM isoform X1; this encodes MKKFEATPLSSGDDDDGEVHALSLDSSYLVTSDSEGSVQDFELDMTTDHQETPLPKELELRAGSQPLEYALWARVELSRGKRFGPIPAQLKDTEPPSPTVWKVVDEQGTVKAWVDTLVVRGGQWTTFLRKSENVQKRNVSPLFYGGQIYLEVVRDIEAGQELHLASYNLLLAHESSSHRNGSVVSHDATGSDERKEYQKEDGSENSGIIPPPLIPKQEDGDELSHLRCYACDIEFPDHYRLSEHIGNCHFSEDSNQGEKEYKCRQCPKVFNWKSNLIRHQIAHDESRRYVCENCKKVFTDPSNLQRHIRSQHIGARSHACPECGKTFATSSGLKQHTHIHSSVKPFRCEVCFKAYTQFSNLCRHKRMHATCRMQIKCHKCGQAFSAVTSLSKHKRFCEGAPTNNSSSSALPLPNQSQTTSPGSAGFDSSKTGPMSLAPPSNQLLFYPRPGFSLYPPSFFGYPFISGPGLPAPPPLIPDTGLLPGHPVNIAAAAQAAQDLQRQFLSNNGCQETPSTSNSVKQETKSPGKTKEKHNSEVSESEASEELSSEDTAGEDISSFSDADSEVEAVTKSLRNSPKQNQNGVPPVSESESQANPSNMFISHRQGSPKLASVCPDPCLIRSPINSNGPLRPIPSNGVLKQDHDMPFDLSQNSKSKSHSEDLSDYHPKMRDTPRTDEQPLDLRVTPKKPSPTIEDDIEKRKISLYEEKERIKEYDSPPVLAPIQEPIPQLELQKRESPPMPPSPSKMPMAYPRPIHPMFLESMYRFQQEKPAFNLFPGPERLMPAFPPRYPFLGPLLSSNPSFDFMRAHMEKVSKPMHEIMSPHLNKTKERYSCKFCGKIFPRSANLTRHLRTHTGEQPYKCKYCERSFSISSNLQRHVRNIHNKEKPFKCPLCDRCFGQQTNLDRHLKKHEADGPTILDDSPKANEPDDKDEAYFDEIRNFIGKVTNSGHSGINPMSLMNPLEERKRDRESLMSSASYSPRQNSSPVSGHSDNLDDETDGGVNGSDPDDIEPSRKRHCNDDQSNISSPSTERSNKSPDSMKNQINVPSTPLSHIKNGDIPLNLHHKAFAYEMMMQINRKFELNGIKTNGHKQHLSVDSLDDDDLDEDEGKEYSEDESRCRSSSPLPSSEEVKVD
- the LOC107436282 gene encoding histone-lysine N-methyltransferase MECOM isoform X2, yielding MTTDHQETPLPKELELRAGSQPLEYALWARVELSRGKRFGPIPAQLKDTEPPSPTVWKVVDEQGTVKAWVDTLVVRGGQWTTFLRKSENVQKRNVSPLFYGGQIYLEVVRDIEAGQELHLASYNLLLAHESSSHRNGSVVSHDATGSDERKEYQKEDGSENSGIIPPPLIPKQEDGDELSHLRCYACDIEFPDHYRLSEHIGNCHFSEDSNQGEKEYKCRQCPKVFNWKSNLIRHQIAHDESRRYVCENCKKVFTDPSNLQRHIRSQHIGARSHACPECGKTFATSSGLKQHTHIHSSVKPFRCEVCFKAYTQFSNLCRHKRMHATCRMQIKCHKCGQAFSAVTSLSKHKRFCEGAPTNNSSSSALPLPNQSQTTSPGSAGFDSSKTGPMSLAPPSNQLLFYPRPGFSLYPPSFFGYPFISGPGLPAPPPLIPDTGLLPGHPVNIAAAAQAAQDLQRQFLSNNGCQETPSTSNSVKQETKSPGKTKEKHNSEVSESEASEELSSEDTAGEDISSFSDADSEVEAVTKSLRNSPKQNQNGVPPVSESESQANPSNMFISHRQGSPKLASVCPDPCLIRSPINSNGPLRPIPSNGVLKQDHDMPFDLSQNSKSKSHSEDLSDYHPKMRDTPRTDEQPLDLRVTPKKPSPTIEDDIEKRKISLYEEKERIKEYDSPPVLAPIQEPIPQLELQKRESPPMPPSPSKMPMAYPRPIHPMFLESMYRFQQEKPAFNLFPGPERLMPAFPPRYPFLGPLLSSNPSFDFMRAHMEKVSKPMHEIMSPHLNKTKERYSCKFCGKIFPRSANLTRHLRTHTGEQPYKCKYCERSFSISSNLQRHVRNIHNKEKPFKCPLCDRCFGQQTNLDRHLKKHEADGPTILDDSPKANEPDDKDEAYFDEIRNFIGKVTNSGHSGINPMSLMNPLEERKRDRESLMSSASYSPRQNSSPVSGHSDNLDDETDGGVNGSDPDDIEPSRKRHCNDDQSNISSPSTERSNKSPDSMKNQINVPSTPLSHIKNGDIPLNLHHKAFAYEMMMQINRKFELNGIKTNGHKQHLSVDSLDDDDLDEDEGKEYSEDESRCRSSSPLPSSEEVKVD